The DNA region CGGCGTCGGCGACCGGGTGCTGCTGAAGACCGAGGAGAGCGCCGACGAGGCCGGGCACGTCCGCCACGCCGGCCGAGTGCTCAAGGTTCTCGACAAGTCCAAGGCCCGGATTCTCGGCCTCTACCGGCGTCTGCCCGGCGGCGGCGGGCGGCTGGTGCCGATCGACAAGAAGAACATCGGTCGCGAGCTCAGCATCCCGGCCGGCGCCGAGGGCGAGGCCGAGGATGGCGACCTGGTGTCCGCCGATCTCGTGCGCCAGGGCCGGTTCGGCCTGAACACCGCGCGGGTGCGGGAAAAGCTGGGCTCGATCGCCTCCGAGCGCGCCATCTCGCTGATCGCGCTCACTGCCCACGGCATTCCGCACACCTTCCCGCCGCCGGTGCTGGCGGAAGCCGAGGCCGCGCGCCCGGCGCCGCTGGAGCGCTACGAGGACTGGCGGGCGCTGCCGCTGGTTACCATCGACCCGGCCGACGCCAAGGACCACGACGACGCCGTTCACGCCGCGCCCGACCCGGACCCCGGCAATCCCGGCGGCTTCATTCTCACCGTCGCCATTGCCGATGTCGCCCGCTATGTGCGGCCCGGCTCGGCGCTCGACCGCGAGGCCAAGCTGCGCGGCAACTCGGTCTATTTTCCAGACCGTGTGGTGCCGATGCTGCCCGAGCGCATCTCCAACAATCTGTGCTCGCTCCGGCCGGACGAGGAGCGGCCGGCGCTGGCGGCGCGCATGGTGATCTCGGCCGAAGGCAAGAAGCTGCGCCACACCTTCCACCGGGTGATGATGCGTTCGTCCGCCAAGCTCGCCTATCCGCAGGCGCAGGCAGCCATCGACGGACGGCCGGACGAGGTGACCGCGCCGCTGCTCGCCGACGTGCTGCGGCCGCTGTGGGCGGCCTATGCCGCGCTGAAGCGGGCGCGCGCGGTGCGCGGCCCGCTCGACCTCGATCTTCCCGAGCGCAAAGTGATGCTGAAGCCGGACGGCTCGGTCGATCGCGTCATCGTGCCGGAGCGGCTCGATGCCCACCGGCTGATCGAGGAGTTCATGATCCTCGCCAATGTGGCCGCCGCCGAGACGCTGGAGCGCCACAGGACGCCGCTGATCTACCGTGTCCACGACCAGCCCTCGCTGGAGAAGCTGGAATCCTTGCGCACCTTCCTGGCGACGCTCGACATTTCGTTGCCCAAGGCGCCGGTGCAGCGGCCGTCGCACTTCAATTCCATCCTCGCCAAGGTGGCGGGCAGCGACACCGCCCAGCTCGTCAATGAGGTGATCCTGCGCAGCCAGGCCCAGGCCGAATACGCCGCCGAGAACTACGGCCATTTCGGCCTGAATCTGCGCCGCTACGCCCATTTCACCTCGCCGATCCGCCGCTATGCCGATCTCGTCGTCCACCGCGCGCTGATCCGCGCGCTCGACCTCGGCGACGGCGCCCTGCCCGAAAGCGCCACCGGCGAAGAGCTGGCCGAGATCGCGGCCGAGATTTCCGCCGCCGAGCGGCGGGCGATGGCGGCCGAGCGCGACACCGTCGACCGGCTGATCGCCCACCACCTTGCCGACCGCATCGGCGCCAGCTTCGAGGGCCGGATCGCCGGCATGACCCGCGCCGGCCTGTTCGTGAAGCTGGCCGAGACCGGCGCCGACGGCTTCGTGCCGGCGGCGACGATCGGCGCCGACTTCTACCGTTTCGAGGAGAACCGCATGGCGCTGGTCGGCGAGCGCGGCGGCGAGACGTTCCGGCTCGGCGATACGGTAACCGTTAAGCTGGTGGAAGCGGCGCCGGTGGCCGGCGCATTGCGCTTCGAGCTTCTCTCTGAGGGCCGCCTCGAAGCCCCCTCTCCCCGCCGCGGCAAGCGCGCGGTGCGGCGGCTGCCCGGCAAGGTCGCCCGCCGTTCCGGGCGAACCCGAACATAAGCGACACCATGACCGACTCTATCCTGTCCGACCGCAGCGCCCGGCTGACCGAGGAAGCCCTGCGCTTCATGAAGCCCGTGCCCCCTCGCCGCCCGCGCGACGCGGCGACGCTGATCCTGCTCGACCGCTCAGGCACAACCGCCAAGGTGCTGCTCGGCCGCCGCCATGCCGGCCACAGCTTCATGCCCGGCGTGTTCGTGTTTCCCGGCGGATCGGTCGATGCCGGCGACCGGCGGATGGCGGTGCACGGCACGCTCGATCCCGATTGCATCCGGCGGCTGGCGGAACAGGTGGTGCGGCCGAGCGCTGCCCGCACCAGGGCGCTGGCGCTTGCCGCCATTCGCGAGACCTTCGAGGAAACCGGGCTGTTCATCGCCGCCCCGGCCGATGGCCCGGTGCGGGCACCGACGCCGGCCTGGGCCGCCTTCGCCGAGCGCGCGCTGGTGCCGACACTGGCGCCGCTGCGCTTCGTGGCACGGGCCATCACGCCGCCCGGCCGCAGCAAGCGGTTCGATACCCGTTTCTTCGTCGCCGAGGCGTCGGCGGTGGTGGACCGGATCGACGGCGTGATCGGCCCGGATGCCGAGCTGGTGGAACTGGCCTGGGTGCCGCTCGACCAGACCGCCGACCTCGCCATGGCGGCGATCACCCGGATCGTGCTCGAAGAGATCGCCGATCAGGCCGCGGCCGGCTTCTCCGCCGCGACGCCGGTGCCGCTCTACCGGTTCCGCAACAAGGTTTTCACGCGCACGACGCTGGTTTGATACGGTTTCCGGTTGATCCCTTCAGGATACCGGAAACGACCTCGCCGAAACCCCTTGTTCGATAACGGGGTTTTCGGCGATCGGAATACGGCCCGAAGGCT from Blastochloris tepida includes:
- the rnr gene encoding ribonuclease R, yielding MPKRSKTLPALPSRQDVLAFLRTHPGAGKREIVRAFGLGSGERAALKDLLRDLADEGLVDRRKKRLHVPGALPSVVVADITGRDGEGELLAEPVEWDEAEHGPPPKIRVHIPRHRRAALPPPGVGDRVLLKTEESADEAGHVRHAGRVLKVLDKSKARILGLYRRLPGGGGRLVPIDKKNIGRELSIPAGAEGEAEDGDLVSADLVRQGRFGLNTARVREKLGSIASERAISLIALTAHGIPHTFPPPVLAEAEAARPAPLERYEDWRALPLVTIDPADAKDHDDAVHAAPDPDPGNPGGFILTVAIADVARYVRPGSALDREAKLRGNSVYFPDRVVPMLPERISNNLCSLRPDEERPALAARMVISAEGKKLRHTFHRVMMRSSAKLAYPQAQAAIDGRPDEVTAPLLADVLRPLWAAYAALKRARAVRGPLDLDLPERKVMLKPDGSVDRVIVPERLDAHRLIEEFMILANVAAAETLERHRTPLIYRVHDQPSLEKLESLRTFLATLDISLPKAPVQRPSHFNSILAKVAGSDTAQLVNEVILRSQAQAEYAAENYGHFGLNLRRYAHFTSPIRRYADLVVHRALIRALDLGDGALPESATGEELAEIAAEISAAERRAMAAERDTVDRLIAHHLADRIGASFEGRIAGMTRAGLFVKLAETGADGFVPAATIGADFYRFEENRMALVGERGGETFRLGDTVTVKLVEAAPVAGALRFELLSEGRLEAPSPRRGKRAVRRLPGKVARRSGRTRT
- a CDS encoding NUDIX hydrolase, with translation MTDSILSDRSARLTEEALRFMKPVPPRRPRDAATLILLDRSGTTAKVLLGRRHAGHSFMPGVFVFPGGSVDAGDRRMAVHGTLDPDCIRRLAEQVVRPSAARTRALALAAIRETFEETGLFIAAPADGPVRAPTPAWAAFAERALVPTLAPLRFVARAITPPGRSKRFDTRFFVAEASAVVDRIDGVIGPDAELVELAWVPLDQTADLAMAAITRIVLEEIADQAAAGFSAATPVPLYRFRNKVFTRTTLV